Proteins co-encoded in one Aptenodytes patagonicus chromosome 14, bAptPat1.pri.cur, whole genome shotgun sequence genomic window:
- the CTCFL gene encoding transcriptional repressor CTCFL isoform X5 codes for MQTGASVPPEWSLSPEEGEKHLLTLQTVCLKAEAEEEDLEGVCQITAHPQKSVVIAALAGAVVLQPVVQQGQGVLHNVPAGMAVDRDNDVIAFENKDQQLTSSEEGGGKELFFTLGETKSQSFKARDDLSDSYDEGKEQEYATPSEQTVVRNPKNLKFQICAPHREKGEKVFNCGLCTFTSLRLSSLNRHVKTHSDEKRHVCHLCLKAFRTATLLHNHVNVHTGTRPYKCSDCDMAFVTSGELSRHRRYKHTLEKPFKCSVCKYSSVEASKMKRHIRSHTGERPYACDLCSYASKDAYKLKRHMITHSGEKPYECYVCQAKFTQSGTMKIHMLQKHGEIVPKYQCPHCSTFIARRSDLEYFYGKYIHCFTGVHLRNLHSYMAVAIKCSYCEAVFHERYALIQHKKTHRNEKRFKCDQCSYACKQERRLIVHKRTHTGEKPFTCLCCSKSFRRKQLLTLHFRKHHDSNIKPTVYECPKCVDLELFQDVSTVKNEHCASEIVPVLDGIETATPREQKTEMTCEMILNMMDK; via the exons ATGCAGACGGGGGCAAGCGTCCCCCCAGAGTGGTCCCTGTCTCCTGAAGAGGGTGAAAAACACTTGCTGACACTACAGACAGTGTGCCTGAaggcagaggcagaggaagaggactTGGAGGGAGTCTGCCAGATAACTGCCCACCCGCAGAAGAGCGTGGTGATAGCGGCGCTGGCCGGGGCAGTTGTGCTGCAGCCTGTGGTGCAGCAGGGGCAGGGTGTGCTGCACAACGTGCCAGCAGGCATGGCT gttGACAGAGATAATGATGtcattgcatttgaaaataagGACCAGCAACTGACCTCGTCTgaagaggggggaggaaaggaactTTTTTTCACTCTTGGGGAAACAAAGAGCCAGAGCTTCAAAGCCAGAGATGATTTGTCAGACTCATACGATGAAGGTAAAGAGCAGGAATATGCAACTCCATCAGAACAAACAGTTGTAAGAAATCCCAAGAATCTAAAATTTCAGATTTGTGCTCCGCATCGGGAAAAAG GAGAGAAAGTTTTCAACTGTGGTTTGTGCACGTTCACCTCGCTCAGATTATCAAGTCTTAATCGTCATGTGAAAACCCATTCTGATGAGAAACGTCATGTGTGTCACCTCTGCCTTAAGGCTTTTCGTACAGCTACTCTCCTGCATAACCATGTGAATGTACATACAG GGACCAGACCCTATAAATGTAGTGACTGTGATATGGCATTTGTGACCAGTGGTGAGCTTTCACGACACAGGCGCTACAAGCATACTTTAGAAAAACCTTTCAAGTGTTCAGTGTGTAAATATTCTAGTGTAGAA GCAAGCAAAATGAAACGACATATTCGCTCACATACAGGAGAGCGTCCTTATGCCTGTGACCTTTGCAGTTATGCTAGCAAAGATGCATATAAACTGAAAAGGCACATGATAACTCATTCAG GTGAAAAACCCTATGAGTGTTATGTTTGCCAGGCCAAATTCACTCAAAGTGGTACCATGAAAATCCATATGTTACAGAAGCATGGAGAAATTGTGCCAAAGTACCAGTGTCCACATTGTAGTACCTTTATTGCACGAAGAAGTGACTTGG AATATTTCTATGGAAAGTATATTCATTGTTTTACAG GTGTCCACTTGCGAAATCTGCATTCCTACATGGCAGTGGCAATTAAATGCAGTTACTGTGAAGCTGTTTTTCATGAGCGCTATGCTCTTATTCAGCACAAGAAGACTcatagaaatgaaaaaagattcaAATGTGATCAGTGCAGCTACGCATGTAAGCAG gaGCGACGCTTAATTGTACATAAACGAACCCATACTGGTGAGAAGCCCTTCACTTGCTTGTGCTGCAGTAAAAGCTTTCGACGGAAGCAGCTTCTCACTCTTCATTTTAGGAAGCACCATGATTCTAATATTAAGCCTACAGTTTATGAATGCCCTAAATGTG ttgACCTGGAATTGTTCCAAGATGTCTCCACTGTGAAAAATGAACATTGCGCCAGTGAGATTGTTCCTGTTTTAGATGGAATAGAAACAGCAACTCCgagagaacagaaaacagaaatgacttGTGAAATGATTCTCAACATGATGGACAAATAA